The following coding sequences are from one Deltaproteobacteria bacterium window:
- the cas2e gene encoding type I-E CRISPR-associated endoribonuclease Cas2e, which translates to MSTTIVVTRNVSDRIRGFLASSMLELAPGLYCAPRISPAVRLRIWSVLSEWFAYEDGASIVMLWADSQKPGGLSLEVLGVPRIGLKEVDGLILSVRS; encoded by the coding sequence GTGTCGACGACAATAGTAGTGACGAGAAACGTCTCTGACAGAATCAGGGGTTTCCTCGCCTCGTCCATGCTGGAGCTGGCGCCAGGCCTATATTGTGCGCCCCGCATTTCGCCCGCTGTCAGATTGCGCATCTGGAGCGTTTTGTCCGAGTGGTTTGCGTACGAGGATGGCGCTTCCATCGTCATGCTTTGGGCGGACTCACAGAAGCCGGGTGGTCTGTCTTTGGAAGTCCTGGGAGTTCCGCGAATAGGCCTAAAAGAAGTTGATGGGCTTATTTTGAGCGTAAGATCATAA
- the casB gene encoding type I-E CRISPR-associated protein Cse2/CasB, with translation MINPNARAPAAHVPALARILADDSFPNGERAALKRMALDGPAPLALHRFLLRYIDEPWQADVWLSDWRALICALALQREGGFTTERPLGQALAEARFAESRLERLLAAQGDTLRALALRAARQLSSKGIACDWRQFAELLFSRNAEARERINARIARDFYRNLKTKEE, from the coding sequence ATGATCAACCCTAATGCACGCGCCCCAGCGGCCCATGTACCTGCTTTGGCGAGGATATTGGCCGACGACAGCTTTCCAAACGGAGAACGGGCAGCACTCAAACGCATGGCCCTGGACGGTCCTGCACCCCTTGCCCTGCATCGATTCCTTCTGCGCTACATCGATGAACCCTGGCAGGCAGATGTCTGGCTTTCCGACTGGCGTGCCCTGATCTGTGCGTTGGCCTTGCAACGTGAGGGCGGATTCACCACTGAACGACCCCTTGGGCAGGCACTGGCAGAGGCACGTTTTGCTGAAAGCCGGCTGGAGCGGCTTCTTGCTGCTCAAGGTGACACCCTGCGCGCCCTTGCCCTTCGCGCCGCCCGGCAGTTGTCCTCAAAGGGCATCGCCTGCGACTGGCGTCAGTTTGCAGAGCTGCTCTTTTCCCGAAATGCCGAGGCGAGGGAGCGGATCAACGCCCGCATCGCCCGTGACTTCTATCGAAACCTGAAAACAAAGGAGGAATGA
- the casA gene encoding type I-E CRISPR-associated protein Cse1/CasA: MNLLVDPVFRVRTSTGLGRYSLPELMALLGEDRVESLPGLQRHQEDAFHIFLCYLAGAVLSRIGVTDPKQDSDFWRDGIRQLTRQEGCADDSAWTLVVDDPTKPAFMQPPAPSREIFQRDYKVDSTSPDSFDVLQTARNHDIKRSRSISSDLEAWLFAIVSKQTMTGLLGKGNGGGMNRGIARMNSGYGSRPCVSWLSSYRSINERWRRDVGHLLRIREQLLSPPYQYSAEGTVLVWIVPWDGSTSLTLSTLDPFFIEVARRVRLRQGQDRLEMFTAGSAVTRIAAEELKGNLGDPWIPINKKNNGALTVLPTGLTPELMRDLIFCDGEYAPAAMQEAPHTAGSGWIIASVLVRGQGTTDGFHEVAIRIPERARSVLFGWGVHRDRLSKLSKLGLDVASTINYKALRPALFSLMEGGPESIILDKTEVAKWVDNATKPFSLNWKPHYFDWLWSTMEIPEDDDALRPWFERLRKLAHDTLNRAMERVPMRSGRSYRAKTRARSLFIGSLYKNFPQYMEVTHDQP; this comes from the coding sequence ATGAACCTGCTTGTTGATCCCGTCTTTCGCGTCCGCACCTCCACTGGACTAGGCCGCTACAGCCTACCCGAACTAATGGCCCTCTTGGGCGAGGATCGAGTCGAGAGTCTGCCCGGTCTGCAACGGCATCAGGAAGACGCCTTCCATATCTTTCTGTGCTACCTCGCAGGCGCGGTACTCAGCCGTATCGGTGTCACTGACCCCAAGCAAGACTCCGACTTTTGGCGTGATGGCATCCGCCAACTCACCCGACAGGAGGGCTGCGCTGACGACAGCGCCTGGACCTTGGTGGTGGATGATCCCACAAAGCCTGCCTTCATGCAGCCGCCAGCGCCGTCAAGAGAGATTTTCCAACGCGATTACAAGGTTGACTCAACTTCACCCGACAGTTTCGATGTGTTGCAGACGGCAAGAAACCATGACATCAAAAGGTCCAGATCCATCAGCTCAGATTTAGAGGCGTGGCTATTTGCCATCGTCTCCAAACAGACCATGACCGGTTTGCTTGGCAAAGGGAATGGTGGTGGCATGAACCGCGGGATAGCACGCATGAATAGCGGATATGGAAGTCGCCCTTGCGTGTCGTGGCTTTCATCTTATCGAAGCATTAACGAACGATGGCGGCGTGATGTTGGGCATCTTCTTCGAATAAGAGAACAATTATTGTCACCGCCGTATCAGTATTCGGCTGAAGGGACTGTCTTGGTATGGATCGTTCCCTGGGATGGCAGTACTAGCCTAACTCTCTCGACACTTGACCCGTTTTTCATAGAGGTCGCACGCCGTGTCCGTTTACGACAAGGCCAAGATCGCCTGGAGATGTTCACTGCAGGTTCGGCTGTTACGCGTATTGCTGCCGAGGAACTGAAAGGAAATCTCGGTGATCCATGGATACCGATCAACAAAAAAAACAATGGGGCATTGACCGTTCTCCCAACCGGACTGACACCGGAACTTATGAGGGATCTGATCTTCTGTGACGGTGAGTATGCGCCTGCTGCGATGCAAGAGGCGCCACATACAGCCGGAAGTGGATGGATTATTGCGTCGGTGCTTGTTCGTGGGCAAGGCACCACGGATGGCTTTCATGAAGTCGCCATTCGCATCCCAGAGCGTGCCCGCTCAGTTCTCTTCGGCTGGGGAGTCCATCGAGACAGGCTTTCAAAGCTCTCCAAGCTTGGTCTCGATGTGGCTTCGACCATCAACTACAAGGCCCTTCGTCCTGCCCTCTTTTCGCTTATGGAGGGGGGGCCGGAATCTATAATCCTCGACAAGACCGAAGTGGCGAAATGGGTGGATAATGCCACCAAACCCTTTAGCCTGAATTGGAAACCACATTACTTCGATTGGCTCTGGTCCACGATGGAGATCCCCGAAGATGACGATGCCCTGCGCCCCTGGTTTGAACGGCTACGCAAGCTTGCCCATGACACCCTCAACCGAGCGATGGAACGTGTGCCAATGCGCAGCGGCCGTTCTTATCGCGCAAAGACCAGGGCCCGAAGTCTGTTCATCGGTAGTCTGTACAAGAACTTCCCTCAATACATGGAGGTGACCCATGATCAACCCTAA
- the cas7e gene encoding type I-E CRISPR-associated protein Cas7/Cse4/CasC, producing the protein MFLQIHTLTSYHAALLNRDDAGLAKRIPFGNAERMRVSSQCLKKHWRDDLHRSLDLPGGIRSRMFFEREVLRRVVEGGLDEATARKLVETLLKGVVQGGQDKKNPLRLNQPILFGKPEADYFVQLIMESAREGEDPVKILEQRLKSEKGNLRALLKSAGQNDLYAGIEGALFGRFVTSDILARSDAAVHVAHAFTVHPLTTEVDYFTVVDDLKEEHEDAGAAHAGDMELGAGLFYGYVVVDVPLLVSNLSGCDRKEWKTQPQETLEDARNVLARLIDAITTVSPGAKLGSTAPYARAACVLLETGSAQPRTLANAYLKAIRPTGDLMQQSVDALSQHLNAIDAMYGREEQRFLSAISSLDITAFKDVEFGPLKYMVGKAMNSLFGAN; encoded by the coding sequence ATGTTTCTTCAAATCCATACCCTGACATCGTATCACGCTGCCCTGCTCAACCGGGATGACGCCGGACTTGCCAAACGCATACCCTTCGGCAATGCCGAGCGTATGCGGGTTTCTTCTCAGTGCTTGAAAAAACACTGGCGGGACGACCTGCACCGCTCCCTCGACCTTCCTGGCGGTATTCGATCCAGGATGTTTTTCGAGCGCGAAGTGCTGCGGCGTGTAGTTGAAGGCGGTCTAGATGAGGCTACTGCACGAAAGCTAGTCGAAACCTTGCTGAAAGGGGTTGTACAGGGCGGCCAGGACAAGAAGAACCCCTTGCGGCTCAACCAGCCTATACTCTTCGGCAAGCCGGAGGCGGATTACTTCGTCCAACTCATCATGGAAAGTGCGAGGGAAGGCGAAGATCCGGTCAAGATCCTTGAGCAACGGCTGAAAAGCGAGAAAGGCAACCTCCGCGCCCTTTTAAAATCCGCGGGCCAAAACGATCTGTACGCCGGCATAGAAGGCGCCCTGTTCGGCCGATTTGTCACATCCGACATCCTCGCACGTTCCGACGCAGCAGTGCATGTGGCGCATGCCTTCACCGTGCATCCTCTCACCACAGAGGTGGACTACTTCACTGTTGTGGACGACCTCAAGGAGGAACATGAGGATGCAGGCGCTGCTCACGCCGGAGACATGGAACTCGGCGCCGGTCTGTTTTACGGCTATGTCGTGGTCGATGTGCCGCTTCTGGTCTCGAACCTCTCCGGTTGCGATCGCAAGGAGTGGAAGACCCAGCCCCAAGAAACGTTAGAGGACGCCCGTAACGTCCTCGCCCGCCTGATCGACGCCATTACTACCGTGAGCCCGGGTGCAAAGCTCGGTTCTACAGCACCCTATGCCCGCGCCGCCTGCGTGCTACTGGAAACTGGCAGCGCCCAGCCCCGCACGCTGGCCAATGCCTATCTAAAGGCCATCAGGCCCACCGGCGATCTTATGCAACAGTCTGTGGATGCGCTCTCTCAACACCTGAACGCCATTGATGCCATGTATGGGAGGGAAGAACAGCGTTTTTTATCCGCCATAAGTTCTTTGGATATCACGGCGTTCAAGGATGTCGAGTTCGGACCTCTGAAATACATGGTAGGCAAGGCAATGAATAGCCTGTTTGGAGCCAACTGA
- a CDS encoding metal ABC transporter ATP-binding protein: MALNRSSSDGISDPAVTFENVTLELGGVSILDNVTAVVPMGSCTAIIGPNGAGKTMLLLSLLGEVPYKGRIHIATDVNSGGLRIGYVPQRLTFDRGMPISVMEFLVMGIQKRPLWFGINRELANRSLDLLHLVRAEHLAGRKLGALSGGELQRVLLALALEQDPGLLVLDEPAAGVDFQGEHVFCELLDELRASRGFTLLMVSHDLATVTHHATHVICLNRKVAAEGPPRQTLTHANLMAIFGKHMGLVDSQSMPGGDPFRPDPCCREGRDA, encoded by the coding sequence TTGGCGTTAAATAGATCGTCCTCGGACGGGATTTCCGATCCTGCCGTTACGTTCGAAAACGTCACCCTTGAACTCGGGGGTGTGTCCATCCTGGACAATGTGACCGCAGTAGTGCCGATGGGTAGCTGCACGGCGATCATCGGTCCCAACGGGGCAGGAAAGACCATGCTCCTCCTGTCCCTTCTCGGCGAGGTCCCGTATAAGGGCCGCATCCATATCGCAACGGACGTAAACAGCGGCGGCCTGCGTATCGGCTACGTTCCCCAGCGGCTGACCTTTGACAGGGGCATGCCCATCAGCGTCATGGAGTTTCTCGTTATGGGCATACAGAAAAGGCCGCTCTGGTTCGGTATCAACAGGGAACTGGCAAATAGATCCCTCGATCTGCTTCATCTCGTCAGGGCCGAACACCTGGCCGGGCGGAAACTTGGGGCGCTTTCAGGCGGCGAACTCCAGCGTGTGCTGCTGGCACTGGCCCTGGAGCAGGATCCGGGTTTGCTGGTGCTTGACGAACCGGCTGCGGGAGTGGATTTTCAGGGTGAGCATGTCTTCTGCGAGCTTCTCGACGAACTTCGAGCCTCCCGGGGCTTCACTCTCCTCATGGTCAGCCACGATCTGGCCACGGTCACGCATCACGCCACCCATGTGATCTGCCTTAACCGCAAGGTCGCCGCCGAGGGACCGCCGCGCCAGACCCTCACCCACGCCAACCTCATGGCCATCTTCGGCAAGCACATGGGACTTGTGGATTCGCAGTCCATGCCCGGCGGAGACCCTTTCAGGCCGGATCCATGCTGCAGGGAGGGCCGGGATGCCTGA
- the cas1e gene encoding type I-E CRISPR-associated endonuclease Cas1e, protein MNSLLPGRLGLAEARIPHADRHGLLWLSRGNLYVEDGTLRFIAAESDELKAGNYAIPYQGVSMILLGPGSTVSHDALRILARHGTLLAAVGEGGVKFYTAPPMGQGRSEVARAHARLWANEKARLDVARRMYALRFGRILPHRDITMLRGIEGARAKETYRILAKQFGIPWHGRRYDRQDPEAADVPNQAINYAVTFVEAAADVAVASVGALPPLGFIHEDSSNAFTLDITDLYRTELTIPLAFSVAKKVLGDPSLQLEREIRKEAARRFRQMKLIPEMIDRIKELLGVDDNSSDEKRL, encoded by the coding sequence ATGAATAGCCTGCTGCCTGGTCGTTTAGGGCTTGCTGAAGCACGCATTCCTCATGCGGATCGCCATGGACTTCTTTGGCTCTCCCGAGGAAACCTCTATGTTGAGGACGGCACCCTGCGTTTCATTGCTGCTGAGTCCGATGAATTGAAGGCAGGCAACTATGCCATCCCCTACCAGGGAGTGTCCATGATTCTCCTCGGACCCGGTTCAACGGTCAGCCATGACGCTTTGCGCATCCTTGCAAGACATGGAACGCTACTTGCCGCAGTAGGTGAGGGAGGGGTCAAATTCTATACCGCTCCGCCCATGGGACAGGGCCGATCCGAGGTGGCCCGCGCTCATGCCAGACTCTGGGCAAATGAAAAGGCCCGCCTCGACGTCGCCCGCCGCATGTATGCATTGCGTTTCGGCAGGATATTGCCCCATCGCGACATCACGATGCTTCGAGGTATCGAAGGGGCGCGGGCCAAGGAAACGTACCGAATCCTAGCCAAGCAGTTCGGTATCCCTTGGCATGGAAGGCGTTATGACCGCCAAGACCCAGAGGCGGCGGATGTTCCCAATCAGGCAATCAACTATGCGGTCACGTTCGTCGAAGCTGCTGCGGATGTGGCAGTTGCCTCTGTCGGTGCACTACCTCCGCTTGGATTTATCCACGAAGACTCCAGCAATGCCTTCACCCTCGATATTACAGACCTCTATCGTACCGAACTCACCATACCTCTTGCGTTTTCCGTGGCAAAGAAGGTCCTTGGCGACCCGTCATTGCAACTGGAACGGGAGATTCGGAAGGAAGCGGCACGCCGATTCAGGCAAATGAAGCTCATCCCCGAGATGATCGACAGAATCAAGGAGCTCCTCGGTGTCGACGACAATAGTAGTGACGAGAAACGTCTCTGA
- a CDS encoding permease: MDCLLAFFLVVAVFFLPVKDGSGASGSLAIVFVSIVFEAIPFMFVGALIGGLLEEFVSRERMTALLSRRRWLTVCVAAGAGIVFPVCECAVVPVVRRLVGKGLPLRLPLAICLAAPS; the protein is encoded by the coding sequence ATGGATTGCCTCCTGGCCTTTTTTCTTGTCGTGGCCGTGTTTTTCCTGCCCGTAAAGGACGGTTCCGGGGCGTCCGGTTCCCTGGCCATCGTCTTTGTCAGCATCGTCTTCGAGGCCATTCCGTTCATGTTCGTGGGTGCGCTCATTGGCGGCCTACTGGAGGAATTCGTAAGCCGCGAGCGCATGACGGCGCTTCTCTCCCGGCGCAGATGGCTGACTGTCTGTGTGGCGGCAGGAGCGGGCATCGTCTTTCCTGTCTGCGAATGCGCCGTGGTTCCGGTGGTGCGGCGGCTTGTCGGAAAAGGCTTACCCCTTCGGCTGCCATTGGCTATCTGCTTGGCGGCCCCATCGTGA
- the cas6e gene encoding type I-E CRISPR-associated protein Cas6/Cse3/CasE — protein sequence MIYMIDLPLDAAKLMRFAWSQGHGRTMDEDFGYAAHAWLAATFGGFSPKPFRLLENRQGLRMLGYTSSPLEDLLEYASTFAEPSAMAVCDWSSAAGKAMPSDWSTGRRLGFEVRVCPVSRAERERDVFLVAVSRAESAGQEPPSRPQVYVEWLMRQLTANGSTICKKDDVRMIGFRRVRVQRSAQRKRGIERPDALFSGSLTIKDSDAFTRMLARGIGRHRAFGFGMLLLRPAR from the coding sequence ATGATTTACATGATTGACCTGCCCCTCGATGCCGCAAAACTGATGCGATTTGCCTGGAGCCAAGGGCATGGACGAACAATGGATGAGGACTTCGGTTATGCCGCTCATGCCTGGCTTGCCGCTACCTTTGGCGGATTCTCCCCTAAGCCTTTCCGGTTACTCGAGAACCGGCAGGGTTTACGTATGCTCGGTTACACATCTTCACCACTTGAAGATCTGCTTGAATATGCCAGCACCTTTGCCGAACCGAGCGCCATGGCCGTCTGCGATTGGTCATCCGCTGCCGGAAAGGCCATGCCCTCGGATTGGAGCACGGGCCGCCGACTTGGATTCGAGGTGCGAGTTTGCCCGGTCAGCCGGGCCGAAAGGGAGCGCGATGTCTTTCTGGTCGCGGTGAGCCGGGCTGAGTCCGCAGGGCAAGAACCACCCTCTCGCCCCCAAGTGTATGTGGAATGGCTTATGCGACAACTCACTGCCAACGGCTCGACTATTTGCAAAAAAGACGACGTGCGTATGATCGGTTTCCGCCGAGTCCGCGTACAGCGGAGCGCACAGAGAAAAAGGGGCATCGAACGGCCGGATGCCCTTTTCTCAGGATCGCTCACCATCAAGGATTCTGATGCCTTTACCAGGATGCTGGCGCGAGGAATTGGCCGTCACCGTGCTTTCGGTTTTGGCATGCTGCTTCTGAGGCCAGCCAGATGA
- a CDS encoding zinc ABC transporter substrate-binding protein, whose translation MFMKRRQFVRYMAMFFLTLTSFGFSEDAAAASEGIEVLATTFPIHQITQNVIQGRDNVNLELMLPAQLGCPHDYALTPQDMQRLSKADILVINGLGMEEFLDDVKMTNPGLKIIDSSAGIRDILQYADVEGQGNGRNEGDHGRGHHEGHDHEGEHAHGHGHGHVHSGANPHLFASPRMAAILAVNIAKGLAEADPAGAETYHRNARAYALKMNSLADDFSALGKRLKNNRIVTQHGVFDYLARDMGLKVVAVIQAHAGQDPSAARMLEIIATAKREKAGAVFTEPQYPEKTGRAIASEAGIPTATLDPVATGPDNAPADYYETVMRKNLKIIEQTLGVK comes from the coding sequence ATGTTCATGAAAAGACGGCAATTTGTCCGGTATATGGCAATGTTTTTTTTAACCCTGACCTCTTTCGGTTTTTCGGAAGATGCCGCGGCCGCCAGTGAAGGTATCGAGGTGCTGGCCACGACCTTTCCGATCCACCAGATCACACAAAATGTGATCCAGGGCCGGGATAACGTGAATCTTGAGCTGATGCTCCCAGCCCAGCTTGGCTGCCCCCACGACTATGCGCTTACACCTCAGGACATGCAGAGGCTCAGCAAGGCCGATATCCTCGTCATCAACGGACTCGGGATGGAGGAATTTCTTGACGACGTAAAAATGACGAATCCAGGATTAAAAATCATTGATTCCTCGGCAGGGATCAGGGATATTCTCCAATACGCGGATGTGGAAGGGCAGGGAAATGGCCGTAACGAAGGCGATCACGGCAGAGGGCATCATGAAGGACATGACCATGAGGGCGAACATGCCCATGGGCACGGGCATGGCCACGTCCATTCCGGAGCGAACCCGCACCTTTTCGCCAGTCCACGCATGGCGGCCATCCTGGCCGTGAACATCGCCAAAGGCCTTGCCGAGGCCGATCCCGCCGGGGCAGAGACCTACCACCGAAATGCAAGGGCGTACGCCCTTAAGATGAACAGCCTGGCAGATGATTTTTCTGCCCTTGGAAAACGGCTCAAGAACAACCGCATCGTGACCCAGCATGGAGTGTTCGATTATCTTGCCAGGGACATGGGGCTCAAGGTTGTTGCCGTCATCCAGGCCCATGCCGGTCAGGATCCTTCGGCAGCCAGGATGTTGGAGATCATCGCTACGGCCAAACGCGAAAAGGCCGGTGCGGTCTTCACCGAACCGCAGTATCCCGAAAAGACCGGACGCGCCATCGCAAGCGAGGCCGGTATCCCCACAGCCACCCTTGACCCTGTGGCCACCGGCCCCGATAATGCGCCTGCGGATTATTACGAGACGGTAATGCGCAAGAATCTGAAAATCATCGAGCAGACGCTTGGCGTTAAATAG
- a CDS encoding metal ABC transporter permease, whose protein sequence is MPDLAPLYQLVSQILPFECMQARFMQRALVGLVFLAPMAAAVGVQVVNFRMAFFSDAISHSAFAGVALGLILSLDPHLTMPLFGLLVGLGIMAVQRKSTLSTDTVIGVFFSAVIAFGLAVVSRDRSVARDMQRFLYGDILTISDGEILWLILLFLVLMTFQALAYNRLLYIGINPVLAKAHRVPVAALQYAFAGLLSLIVMFSVWAVGVLLVTAMLIVPAAAARNFARCAGGMFWWALVVSITSAVTGLVVSAQDWARTASGATIILVACLWFVASACVSVARGDRVR, encoded by the coding sequence ATGCCTGATCTTGCCCCCCTGTATCAGCTGGTTTCGCAGATCCTGCCTTTCGAGTGCATGCAGGCAAGGTTCATGCAGCGGGCCCTCGTAGGGCTTGTCTTTCTGGCGCCGATGGCCGCTGCCGTCGGTGTCCAGGTGGTGAACTTCCGTATGGCCTTCTTCTCCGACGCCATCAGCCATTCGGCCTTCGCGGGCGTGGCCCTCGGGTTGATCCTTTCCCTTGATCCCCACTTGACCATGCCCCTCTTCGGTCTCCTGGTGGGCCTCGGGATCATGGCCGTCCAGCGAAAAAGCACCCTGTCCACGGATACGGTCATCGGCGTATTTTTCTCTGCGGTCATCGCCTTCGGGCTCGCGGTTGTGAGCAGGGACCGTTCCGTCGCCCGGGACATGCAGCGTTTTTTATACGGTGACATCCTGACCATATCGGACGGGGAGATCCTCTGGCTGATACTCCTGTTCCTGGTACTCATGACCTTTCAGGCGTTGGCGTACAACCGACTCCTCTACATCGGCATAAACCCCGTCCTCGCAAAGGCCCACCGGGTTCCCGTGGCAGCCCTCCAGTACGCCTTCGCCGGCCTTCTCTCCCTGATCGTCATGTTTTCCGTCTGGGCCGTGGGGGTGCTCCTCGTCACCGCGATGCTCATCGTGCCAGCGGCCGCAGCCAGGAATTTTGCCCGTTGCGCCGGCGGGATGTTCTGGTGGGCGCTTGTCGTCAGCATCACCTCCGCCGTCACCGGTCTTGTCGTTTCGGCCCAGGATTGGGCGCGTACTGCATCAGGAGCCACCATCATCCTTGTAGCCTGCCTGTGGTTCGTGGCCAGCGCCTGTGTCTCGGTTGCGCGCGGCGACAGGGTCAGATGA
- the cas5e gene encoding type I-E CRISPR-associated protein Cas5/CasD encodes MDALVLRLDAPMMSFGGVIVDHHNVTDRFPGLSMFAGLLANALGWTHAEGDRIGRLQERLIVASRWDILPEAVIDYHTVDLGQPKMREPGWTTRGKPEHREGGPARFGTHERYRHYWVNGVLTATLALTDDDAPNLGDLEAALRRPARPLFLGRKTCLPSSPILIGRMSGEDILSILKGISRYRCPVRPQLEPMPARWPADTGNPREDQIKPIYDLRDWKNQWHAGRRMVAEGLLNEATP; translated from the coding sequence ATGGATGCGCTCGTTCTTCGCCTGGATGCACCCATGATGAGTTTCGGCGGCGTCATCGTGGACCATCACAACGTCACGGACCGATTCCCGGGGCTTTCCATGTTTGCCGGGCTTTTGGCCAATGCCCTGGGCTGGACCCATGCGGAAGGCGATCGAATAGGCCGATTGCAGGAAAGGCTCATTGTTGCATCTCGCTGGGATATTTTGCCTGAGGCCGTCATTGATTACCATACCGTGGATCTTGGTCAGCCGAAGATGCGTGAACCAGGCTGGACAACACGCGGCAAACCAGAACACCGCGAAGGCGGACCTGCCAGGTTCGGGACCCATGAGCGTTATCGCCACTACTGGGTCAATGGCGTGCTTACTGCCACACTGGCCTTAACGGATGACGACGCGCCCAACCTCGGCGACCTGGAAGCGGCACTGCGCCGGCCCGCTCGCCCGCTGTTCTTAGGCCGCAAGACCTGCCTGCCCAGCTCGCCCATCCTGATCGGACGCATGAGCGGGGAAGATATATTGAGCATCCTCAAGGGGATATCCCGCTATCGGTGTCCAGTTCGCCCACAGCTGGAGCCCATGCCTGCCCGCTGGCCGGCTGATACGGGCAATCCACGAGAGGACCAGATCAAGCCTATCTACGACCTTCGTGACTGGAAAAATCAGTGGCATGCCGGAAGACGCATGGTCGCTGAGGGCCTTTTGAATGAGGCAACGCCATGA